The Podospora pseudocomata strain CBS 415.72m chromosome 1 map unlocalized CBS415.72m_1, whole genome shotgun sequence genome has a segment encoding these proteins:
- a CDS encoding uncharacterized protein (EggNog:ENOG503P5YE), with product MLPANFLRRVAGCGGGVIGGRALSSSFPGRRVVSVTHGHSHISSSHKIHHGCHNIGQQRRMIQSLLARHKCVTVGLGSLELSSSMSTAELKKRVISAVAQSLRVSSTDDAAVVLVSRSLAPWLEDQAFMAGLLEATTSDETGRELSVLSAAVDEVPRFQGAPSSSEGLSVLRGSSTRVLPGLWEVGSNQTFSPSQQPSFLELRLPGLQPKAEPLQVTVPLANTIFTTGKSHALFASKWRHDPAAARKGLSMAASVEKTTQTILLPGYDQSSASTVYTALVPVTRPHKIVAGLGNILRQVEVGVKPEPASKELEAIIPALLKKRLEHSESDELTYSGPVGVWALIMPEGAVDQFPIPNPLDVQNYDPSSEWDLVHQTSQAMDGLIAAGCQLRKILSGGGGWGLKQGLLSLDPNTRYAREEHEDMESFIRSFKREDATGGIVTPGSYVQFFTDAIPPTEKTRLKLAWPSDRPTFAIGTSGGKTSEEVETFPDLFGAVSSEGVYISSEENAAITTKLDAPQSYVVSHASEE from the exons ATGCTGCCGGCTAATTTTCTCCGACGGGTAGcgggttgtggtgggggagtaATAGGGGGGAGGGCTCTGTCGTCGTCTTTTCCTGGACGACGCGTTGTTTCTGTCACTCATGGCCACAGtcacatcagcagcagccacaagATCCATCATGGTTGTCATAATATCGGTCAGCAAAGACGGATGATACAGAGCCTGCTGGCCAGGCACAAGTGTGTCACTGTTGGCCTTGGCTCATTAGAGttgtcctcctccatgtcaaCAGCCGAGTTGAAG AAAAGAGTCATTTCTGCTGTTGCTCAGAGCTTGCGCGTCTCGTCGACGGATGACGCTGCTGTGGTTCTTGTGTCCAGGTCACTAGCCCCTTGGCTGGAGGATCAGGCGTTTATGGCTGGGCTGCTCGAGGCTACGACCTCTGAtgagacggggagggagctcAGCGTCTTGAGTGCGGCGGTGGATGAAGTTCCACGGTTTCAGGGCGCTCCAAGTTCTTCCGAGGGTTTGTCTGTTTTGCGCGGAAGTTCTACCCGGGTGCTCCCCGGTCTGTGGGAAGTCGGGAGCAACCAGACCTTCTCACCTTCACAGCAACCGTCCTTCCTCGAGCTCCGTCTCCCTGGGCTCCAACCAAAAGCAGAGCCTCTCCAGGTCACGGTCCCTCTTGCCAATACCATCTTTACCACCGGGAAGTCCCACGCTCTTTTTGCGAGCAAATGGCGCCATGATCCCGCTGCGGCCCGAAAAGGCCTGAGCATGGCGGCCAGTGTCGAAAAGACAACACAGACTATCCTTCTTCCAGGGTACGATCAATCCTCGGCGAGTACCGTGTACACAGCACTTGTACCAGTCACGCGCCCACACAAGATTGTTGCCGGCCTGGGAAACATCCTTCGACAGGTCGAGGTGGGGGTCAAGCCAGAGCCGGCGTCCAAGGAACTTGAGGCGATCATTCCCGCACTTCTCAAGAAGCGCCTGGAGCACTCCGAGTCAGACGAGCTGACGTATAGTGGGCCTGTAGGCGTCTGGGCCTTGATCATGCCCGAGGGTGCCGTCGATCAgtttcccatcccaaacccccttgACGTGCAGAACTATGATCCATCTAGCGAGTGGGACTTGGTACATCAAACCTCGCAGGCCATGGACGGGCTAATAGCTGCCGGGTGCCAGTTGCGCAAGATCC tcagcggcggcggcggctggggTCTCAAGCAAGGCCTCCTGTCACTTGATCCAAACACAAGATACGCAAGAGAAGAGCACGAAGACATGGAGAGCTTTATCCGGTCTTTCAAGCGCGAGGATGCCACCGGCGGTATTGTCACGCCGGGCTCCTACGTCCAGTTCTTCACCGATGCCATCCCCCCAACAGAAAAGACAAGGCTAAAGCTGGCATGGCCTTCTGACCGCCCTACCTTTGCCATTGGAACATCTGGCGGGAAGACGtcagaggaggtggagacTTTCCCCGACCTCTTTGGTGCTGTCTCTTCAGAGGGTGTCTACATCTCTTCGGAAGAGAACGCCGCCATAACGACCAAGCTAGACGCGCCACAATCTTATGTGGTATCTCACGCGAGTGAGGAATAA
- the VAS1 gene encoding valine--tRNA ligase (EggNog:ENOG503NXM3; COG:J), with product MATNSSRGNPIGARDGPKTSTGAEVPPIGEDTKQDLAETSTTEATGEHVPGQDPTVEAGTTEEGAAADAAVPAEAAAEEGEQEETKSKKKH from the coding sequence ATGgcaaccaactcctcccgCGGCAACCCGATCGGCGCCCGCGACGGCCCCAAGACCTCCACCGGCGCAGAGGTGCCCCCGATCGGGGAGGACACGAAGCAAGACCTCGCCGAgacctccaccaccgaggcCACCGGCGAGCACGTCCCCGGTCAGGATCCCACTGTCGAGGCTGGAACGACAGAAGagggggctgctgctgatgctgctgttcctgctgaagctgctgcggaggagggtgagcaggaggagacgaagagcaagaagaagcattGA
- a CDS encoding uncharacterized protein (EggNog:ENOG503NZWK; COG:S) gives MEIDDSGDTGDGRRLSIEKKPIIITDAIIGDEDDEPSAFERLPDEIIQQILQETDPNGFASLALLNSKWRSVAQQAHLYAHHLSNCPSYAMSHSGPVKVNSEDDLPKLKRQFAKEVKRNLFEAYLRPNETVIKVISNSISSSSCPGGEGIQFSASPKGHHILAYNSSRIHVVDVRGAEIAVTREFKILRRPAATCINDQGTMLAVLLTEMQVDIYDLTQSPPKRTHSMILDHSPRAIALSPCGSVLAAAYEGGIEVSSLNQTAMATDRRAVKCDGVDALTFSFDGTQILGTTVHSSQPNTVILTAPYYDPGSHMESDDISALWTTSILFPNTSRDCSHAVLLQNGKYEEAAWTFTYDRSFETFRAVRIDDLRNGTTYFTGPVPNTESQTRLIPCTLPAASYYGELVSAGFQGKDIWLYGVPEDLDAVPDTTSAAAENNSGNGGLLRRNSGPSMRAASRVQENEARVPQWQILCDKLRNTFVGGYKIAELEGVSTVKFVADFADSCLKERLVITARGVTPNISVADEEGIDFVDGGRITLLDFDYNVTNGVIKEFTIDVGTREPEVLEEEHRDMETEVAIVRRRTVAQKRGSRAVSTVMRSATTAAPRPPPLPTQPSSSTQKEDEDDPLVPRRVGTVPPRRNGPPSTVDEGGETESMLEEQEALDAPYSQGDPRSGTTLRRAATAAANNRRLQPQQAAAGPVEYRRADGRAEHPHESDADNWVPPPPPYQKEDPGDLPAFLRHTAVLPAGAGVQTHDGKLQVDTADRQAARMSSASMFQPRRSQTVTTTTNNRHSSPNPPVPPVPPLPSLDIIPPVPALPAGIMGSPLPPPPRIMASHERNSSSGSLSVQNPVVRPGSSSSRFLDGDNIYDVSPPDSPALAPVRQHVSREPSGSPAENDPSPPVRASMLFVSPPTASQGDFAGSGPSPFAGQAARVSPETGLPGASETTMASSSSVTNALVPPSHRPVVASEEPPAVRRLSVSRTWPTQPVPINTAAVSDGYPYSAPVPGNGTDCTMSRSFPPLPRPDQISNLGNGNHRFSGHFQLPPRAPVAVAGPHSAHPAMTMDEHLPQPQQPWRRTSYQRPVLQQQHYSFPLQGGGGGGSPPYHRSCHSRATIHEPQPRRPSDIVTSGPLVQQQPQEDMPLIISTPKGVQGAFDAPGSFSSTQQRAETPILAPVPRHPRPVTQSSILMPRQVPERLDTIFSLSDNGQQQQQQHHHQFLNHPPPVPGSSSGGGLSGFARRVPSLNRKPSRAERSAAKNIADAKKRGWSGMTVRSKSRRGRGKKKQEMDAMSTVAWTNVEGNNVTWQRGQGQGQGGKEKDRKCVVM, from the exons ATGGAGATCGACGACTCGGGGGACACGGGCGATGGCCGCCGGCTTTCGATagagaagaagcccatcatTATTACCGACGCCATCAtcggcgacgaggatgacgaacCGTCCGCCTTTGAACGCCTACCCGACGAGATTATCCAACA AATTCTGCAGGAGACTGACCCGAATGGATTCGCGTCGCTGGCTCTGCTCAACTCGAAATGGAGAAGCGTAGCCCAGCAGGCGCATCTCTATGCCCATCACTTGTCGAACTGTCCCTCGTATGCCATGAGCCACAGTGGCCCAGTCAAGGTCAATAGCGAAGATGACCTGCCAAAACTCAAACGACAGTTTGCAAAAGAGGTGAAGCGCAACCTCTTCGAAGCGTACTTGCGCCCCAATGAGACCGTCATCAAGGTCATATCCAACTCCATCAGCTCATCGTCCTGCCCCGGAGGCGAGGGCATCCAATTCAGTGCCTCACCAAAAGGCCATCACATCTTGGCTTATAACTCTTCCAGAATacatgttgttgatgtcagAGGCGCCGAGATTGCAGTAACAAGAGAATTCAAGATTCTGAGGCGGCCAGCGGCGACATGTATCAATGATCAGGGGACAATGCTCGCGGTGCTATTGACGGAAATGCAAGTGGACATCTATGACCTAACGcagtcaccaccaaagcGAACGCACTCCATGATTTTAGACCACAGCCCACGCGCCATCGCCTTGTCACCATGCGGGTCAGTACTAGCGGCCGCTTACGAAGGTGGAATCGAGGTCTCTTCGCTGAACCAGaccgccatggccaccgACCGGAGAGCTGTCAAGTGTGATGGCGTCGATGCTTTGACCTTTTCGTTTGACGGAACTCAAATTCTTGGGACGACAGTTCACTCATCCCAACCGAATACTGTGATACTGACAGCACCTTACTACGACCCCGGAAGCCATATGGAGTCCGATGATATCAGCGCTTTGTGGACGACATCGATCTTGTTTCCCAACACCAGTCGGGATTGCAGTCACGCCGTCTTGTTACAGAATGGGAAATACGAGGAAGCAGCATGGACTTTTACCTACGACCGTAGCTTCGAGACCTTCCGGGCCGTGCGTATTGACGATCTGAGGAACGGCACAACCTATTTCACAGGGCCAGTTCCCAATACCGAATCGCAGACCAGGCTCATTCCATGTACACTCCCGGCTGCCTCTTATTATGGAGAGCTGGTTTCGGCAGGCTTTCAGGGGAAGGATATCTGGCTGTATGGTGTTCCTGAGGACCTTGACGCCGTGCCGGATACCACCAGTGCGGCTGCGGAGAACAACTCGGGCAATGGTGGGCTTCTACGACGAAATAGCGGTCCATCGATGCGGGCAGCTTCACGGGTTCAGGAGAATGAGGCTCGGGTGCCCCAATGGCAGATTCTATGCGACAAACTGCGCAACACGTTTGTGGGAGGATACAAGATTGCTGAGCTCGAAGGTGTAAGCACTGTCAAGTTTGTGGCCGATTTTGCAGACTCGTGCCTAAAAGAGCGATTGGTAATCACTGCCCGTGGCGTCACGCCTAATATCTCTGTCGCAGACGAGGAGGGCATCGATTTTGTAGATGGCGGCCGGATCACTCTTCTCGACTTCGACTACAACGTAACCAACGGGGTTATCAAGGAGTTTACCATCGACGTAGGAACGAGGGAGCCCGAAGTGCTGGAGGAAGAGCATCGTGATATGGAGACCGAAGTGGCCATCGTTCGTCGGAGGACTGTCGCTCAGAAAAGGGGCAGCAGGGCTGTGTCTACTGTCATGCGCAGCGCAACAACTGCTGCTCCTCGCCCACCACCGTTGCCTACccagccctcctcctcaacacaaaaggaagatgaggatgacccCTTGGTTCCTCGTCGAGTAGGTACCGTCCCACCTCGCCGCAATGGTCCACCGTCGACAGTCGATGAAGGCGGAGAGACAGAATCTATGCTCGAAGAACAAGAGGCCCTCGATGCGCCCTATTCCCAAGGAGATCCGCGCTCAGGGACAACTCTTCGCCGTGCGGCTACCGCCGCTGCCAACAACCGCCGGTTGCAGCCACAACAAGCAGCCGCAGGACCGGTCGAATATCGCAGAGCTGATGGTCGAGCTGAGCATCCCCATGAGAGTGATGCGGACAACTGggttcctccaccaccaccgtacCAGAAAGAAGACCCCGGCGACCTCCCAGCTTTCCTTCGACACACGGCCGTTTTGcctgccggtgccggtgttcAGACCCATGACGGCAAGCTACAGGTCGACACAGCAGACAGGCAAGCTGCACGCATGTCGTCAGCCTCTATGTTCCAGCCCCGTCGCAGCCAGactgtcaccaccactaccaatAACCGTCATTCTTCGCCAAACCCGCCCGTTCCCCCTGTCCCACCACTTCCATCGCTCGATATAATCCCGCCGGTACCGGCTCTCCCGGCAGGCATTATGGGCTcaccactgccgccgcctcctcgaATCATGGCCTCTCACGAACGAAACAGCAGCTCGGGGTCGCTTTCGGTGCAAAATCCCGTTGTGCGGCCAGGTTCCAGCAGCTCACGCTTCCTAGATGGTGACAACATCTATGATGTTTCACCGCCAGACTCGCCTGCTCTGGCACCGGTAAGGCAACATGTATCCCGAGAACCTAGTGGCAGCCCGGCAGAGAACGATCCGTCGCCACCCGTTCGAGCCAGCATGTTGTTTGTGTCACCTCCCACGGCCAGTCAAGGGGACTTTGCCGGTTCCGGTCCCAGCCCCTTTGCCGGTCAAGCTGCTCGTGTTTCTCCAGAAACGGGCCTTCCAGGGGCTAGTGAGACGACTatggcgtcgtcgtcgtcggtcaCCAATGCATTGGTGCCACCGAGTCACCGACCAGTAGTCGCGTCGGAGGAACCCCCAGCTGTGAGACGCTTGTCCGTCTCGAGGACCTGGCCAACGCAGCCAGTACCAATTAACACGGCTGCGGTATCCGACGGCTACCCGTACTCGGCTCCTGTTCCTGGCAACGGGACCGACTGTACTATGTCTCGGTCGTTCCCGCCTCTGCCCCGGCCCGATCAGATCTCGAATCTTGGGAACGGTAACCATCGGTTCTCTGGCCACTTTCAGCTGCCACCGCGTGCTCCCGTGGCGGTGGCAGGCCCACATTCTGCCCACCCTGCCATGACTATGGATGAGCATCTGCCGCAACCTCAGCagccgtggaggaggaccTCGTACCAACGACCTGTATTACAGCAGCAACATTATTCTTTCCCCTTgcagggaggaggcggtggcggttCACCGCCGTATCATCGATCGTGTCACTCCCGCGCTACGATTCATGAGCCCCAGCCGAGGAGGCCGTCGGATATTGTTACCTCGGGGCCTTTggttcagcagcagcctcaggAGGACATGCCGCTTATTATTTCGACGCCAAAGGGGGTTCAGGGGGCATTTGATGCGCCTGGGTCGTTTTCGTCAACTCAACAAAGGGCGGAGACGCCGATTTTGGCGCCGGTGCCGAGGCATCCTAGGCCTGTCACGCAGTCGTCCATACTTATGCCACGGCAGGTGCCGGAGAGGTTGGATACTATTTTCAGTTTGTCAGATAAcgggcaacagcagcagcagcaacatcatcatcagttTTTGAATCATCCGCCCCCTGTGCCGGGGTCGTcgagtggtggggggttgagtgGGTTTGCGAGGAGGGTGCCGAGTCTGAATAGGAAGCCGAGTAGAGCAGAGAGGTCGGCGGCCAAGAACATTGCTGAtgcgaagaagagggggtggagtGGGATGACAGTGAGGAGTAAGAGtagaagggggagggggaaaaagaagcaagAGATGGATGCGATGAGTACGGTTGCGTGGACGAATGTTGAGGGGAATAATGTTACTTGGCAGAGGGGGCAgggtcaagggcaaggggggaaggagaaggatagGAAGTGTGTGGTAatgtga
- the APN1 gene encoding DNA-(apurinic or apyrimidinic site) lyase (BUSCO:EOG09262XMN; COG:L; EggNog:ENOG503NTXB), with product MPRQSARQAAQAKPTAEAIGRVEEKVVATKVSKAKSAASVVESKVEVNKRATTKRKVDYNEDKEDESVNSNVNDINDIKEEEDDEPSTKPAPKKRKTTTTSKKTDDSMPLAARTPLNTLKLAMKIGAHVSAAGGVQNSITNASSIGANAFAIFLKPHRTWKYPPFSPETPSLFSSLLKTNTYTPDIILPHASYLINLAQPDKEKSTQAYSSFLDDLKRCDALGITLYNFHPGSTGGLPMSEACARIASHLNTAHKATKSVITVLENMCGSGNIIGSSFSDLATIISLVEDKSRVGVCVDTCHAFAAGYDIRSPEAYAKTMREFDEVVGLKYLKAFHLNDSKAPFSSHRDLHENIGQGFLGLRAFHNVVNDERLQNIPMVLETPIEVKGPDGKKTEDKKIWADEIKLLESLIGMDADSKEFKDLEVELQKKGAAERKRIQEQVDKKADKDAKKAAPKGKKGAAAAAKKKKKTEEEACDSCGEESE from the coding sequence ATGCCCCGCCAATCAGCCAGACAAGCTGCCCAAGCCAAGCCAACCGCAGAAGCCATCGGCAGGGTCGAAGAGAAAGTCGTCGCAACCAAAGTCTCAAAGGCAAAGTCGGCCGCCTCCGTTGTCGAGTCCAAGGTGGAAGTAAACAAAAGAGCCACAACCAAGCGCAAAGTCGACTACAACGAAGACAAGGAAGATGAGAGCGTCAATTCTAATGTCAATGACATCAATGACAtcaaggaagaagaagacgacgaaccctccaccaagccagcccccaagaagcgcaaaacaaccaccacctccaaaaagACAGACGACAGCATGCCTCTCGCCGCCCGCACCCCCCTGAACACCCTCAAACTAGCCATGAAGATTGGCGCCCACGTCTCCGCCGCCGGGGGGGTTCAaaactccatcaccaacgcctCCAGCATCGGCGCCAACGCcttcgccatcttcctcaaacCTCACCGAACCTGGAAatacccccccttctccccagaaaccccctccctcttctcctccctcctaaAAACAAACACCTACACCCccgacatcatcctcccccacgcCAGttacctcatcaacctcgcccaACCCGACAAGGAAAAATCCACCCAAGCctactcctccttcctcgacgacctgAAGCGATGCGACGCCCTGGGCATAACCCTCTACAACTTCCACCCGGGATCAACCGGCGGCCTCCCCATGTCCGAAGCCTGCGCCCGGATAGCCTCCCACCTCAACACCGCCCACAAAGCCACCAAATCCGTCATCACCGTCCTAGAGAACATGTGCGGAAGCGGTAACATCATcggctcctccttctccgacCTCGCCACAATCATATCCCTCGTCGAAGACAAGTCCCGCGTCGGCGTCTGCGTCGATACATGCCACGCCTTTGCCGCCGGCTACGACATCCGCTCGCCGGAAGCCTACGCCAAAACAATGAGGGAATTCGACGAGGTCGTTGGGCTAAAGTACTTGAAAGCCTTCCATCTAAATGATAGCAAAGCCCCCTTTTCATCACACCGGGACCTTCACGAGAATATCGGACAGGGATTTCTTGGGTTGAGAGCGTTCCACAACGTGGTCAATGATGAGCGGTTACAGAACATCCCTATGGTGCTCGAGACACCTATTGAAGTCAAGGGGCCGGACGGCAAAAAGACAGAAGACAAGAAGATCTGGGCGGATGAGATCAAGCTGCTCGAGTCGTTGATAGGGATGGATGCCGATTCAAAGGAATTTAAAGATTTGGAGGTGGAGCTTCAGAAGAAGGGCGCGgcagagaggaagaggattcAGGAGCAGGTGGACAAGAAGGCTGACAAGGATGCCAAGAAGGCGGCgccaaaagggaaaaaaggggccgctgctgctgcgaagaaaaagaagaagaccgaAGAGGAGGCGTGTGATTCTTGTGGTGAGGAGAGCGAATAG
- the BUB1 gene encoding protein kinase (COG:D; EggNog:ENOG503NVH0), whose amino-acid sequence MPDNDDSVNFDLIEGHKENIQSLPSGRSAKKLAQLFSPRGSPSSSPHPNLDDLKGENSRIKASFEQEIQNIDESDDPLDIWDRYVKWTLEAYPSAQNTKESGLLGVLERATRGLVNDKRYKQDGRYLRLWLWYVGWFMDNKREGYVFLSSKGIGEGLALFYEEYAGWLESVGRWAQAEEVYKLGIEREATPAARLLRKFGEFEQRRAAQEEGDGPSSPAIPAQRKVLGVRADPFGAAEPVVRDPQAPRQTSGVGGGGARPAKSKLAIFSDADAAPEPSAMSSRGPESKGWDSIGSMAERKKENTMAPKPWAGETLKAGGKKPPSAGAKMAVFRDPSMDKQISQSHIRIDYTKVQVTVNPASGKRERIYVDLRAVYPTPDEPGTEKSFEEIWAANRGWLDVEWEDEQQHESTLFMNDENSFPGAGNVGGKPQKMAIHADVIRLDENGAPIYPKGEKTMRRKKKQELNETQTIQTNFDSPSGPKKLKKKKRQSVGEPTMTLHTKAATDDIYDIFNAEVKPVKPLGDSDDERGYESDDYTMGDGTRRISTSDVDEDVEEEEEDDVDGDGDENASVWSESSHKQHQDQSNDLIDVHDGEEDDHPDEPPRTRTMFVPIPPEDYVPTRRPWRDPVEAANNRLPFMTPITERTEMSLDVTADMGRYELHSKTPSRQINKNMIAEEDEEEGEDLTPLSSPARGVFEDENAFPKGKVPQPLLPKARPALASKPLATKVLTPKATKTLVIHSKGPIIKDPQCNPVDTAVRGEILSNIQPPLTSYDGFYDHRSEKSDRSAEIRKYCKAIGKGGNRSSTGDKSSNLGSSVTLRFPGIEREYAIRRELGAGAFAPVYLVNNSHPSVNNSDADDDDDENNENAIMGKGRFASAHHKRYPQEALKMESPPTPWEFYMMRLAHNRLGPLDRATASLSPALEFHLYQDECFLFLPYHPFGTLLDVVNLFRGEASGVMDEQLAMFFTIELLRTVEALHAKGIMHGDLKADNCLLRLPGDETPLSTKYQPSGDGGWASRGITLIDFGRGIDMRNFRDDVQFVADWKTTSQDCNEVREGRLWTWQIEYFGVAGIVHCLLFGKYIETVGVRDGNGLGKRYRIRENLKRYWQTEIWGGLFEMLLNPGNFVGGEEGGRMPLVRGLRGYRERMEGWLEQNGERGLGLRGGLGRVEGWARGRR is encoded by the exons CAATGACAAAAGGTATAAGCAGGATGGGAGGTATctgaggttgtggttgtggtatGTGGGGTGGTTTATGGATAATAAACGGGAAGGATATGTTTTTTTGTCGAGCAAGGGGATTGGGGAAGGGTTGGCGTTGTTTTATGAGGAGTATGCTGGGTGGTTGGAGAGTGTGGGACGGTGGGCgcaggcggaggaggtttaCAAGTTGGGGATTGAGAGGGAGGCTACGCCTgcggcgaggttgttgaggaagttTGGGGAGTTTGAACAACGGCGGGCGGCGCAAGAGGAGGGCGATGGGCCGAGTAGTCCGGCGATTCCGGCGCAGAGAAAGGTGCTTGGAGTGAGGGCTGATCCTTTTGGGGCTGCCgagccggtggtgagggatcCTCAGGCGCCGAGGCAGACgagtggtgttgggggtgggggagcgAGGCCGGCGAAGTCGAAGCTGGCGATTTTCTCGGATGCGGATGCTGCGCCGGAACCGTCGGCCATGTCCTCTCGTGGACCGGAGTCGAAGGGGTGGGACTCGATTGGGTCGATGgccgaaagaaaaaaggagaaCACCATGGCGCCGAAGCCGTGGGCTGGGGAGACGTTGAAGGCGGGAGGAAAGAAACCGCCTAGTGCTGGGGCCAAGATGGCGGTGTTCAGAGATCCG TCTATGGACAAGCAGATATCACAATCGCACATTCGAATTGACTATACCAAGGTTCAGGTTACTGTGAATCCGGCGAGTGGGAAAAGGGAGAGGATTTATGTGGACTTGAGGGCTGTGTATCCGACGCCTGATGAGCCGGGGACGGAGAAGAGTTTTGAGGAGATTTGGGCGGCTAATAGGGGGTGGCTGGATGTTGAGTGGGAGgatgagcagcagcatgaGTCGACGCTGTTTATGAATGATGAGAATAGCTTCCCGGGGGCTGGGAATGTGGGAGGAAAGCCGCAGAAGATGGCGATTCATGCGGATGTGATTAGGTTGGATGAGAATGGGGCGCCGATTTATccgaagggggagaagacgatgaggagaaagaagaagcaggaatTGAATGAGACGCAAACCA TTCAAACGAATTTTGACTCTCCTTCGGGCCcgaagaagctgaagaagaagaagaggcagtCTGTCGGTGAGCCGACTATGACTCTGCACACCAAGGCGGCCACGGACGATATCTACGACATTTTCAATGCGGAAGTCAAGCCGGTAAAGCCTCTTGGTGATAGTGATGACGAAAGGGGGTATGAGTCGGATGATTATACCATGGGTGATGGCACCAGGCGTATTTCAACCAGTgatgtcgatgaggatgtggaggaggaagaagaggatgatgtcgatggtgatggtgatgaaaaTGCCAGTGTCTGGTCGGAATCATCACACAAGCAGCATCAAGACCAGTCGAACGATTTGATCGATGTTcatgatggggaagaggacgatCATCCGGATGAGCCTCCTAGAACGAGGACCATGTTTGTTCCTATACCCCCTGAAGACTATGTGCCGACACGACGACCGTGGAGGGATCCTGTGGAGGCGGCTAACAACCGTCTTCCATTCATGACTCCCATCACGGAACGAACGGAAATGTCGCTTGATGTCACGGCTGATATGGGTCGGTATGAGCTACACAGCAAGACCCCGTCGAGGCAGATCAACAAGAACATGATtgccgaagaggatgaggaggaaggggaagatcTGACACCGCTCAGCAGTCCGGCTCGGGGtgtgtttgaggatgagaatgCCTTTCCCAAGGGCAAGGTGCCTCAGCCGCTGCTTCCCAAGGCCAGACCTGCGTTGGCGTCGAAGCCCCTTGCCACCAAGGTGCTGACGCCCAAGGCAACCAAGACGCTCGTTATCCACAGCAAGGGGCCTATTATCAAGGATCCCCAGTGCAATCCTGTCGACACCGCTGTCCGAGGCGAGATTTTATCGAACATCCAGCCTCCCTTGACTTCGTACGATGGCTTTTACGACCACCGCAGCGAGAAGTCTGACCGCAGTGCCGAGATAAGAAAGTACTGCAAAGCAATCGGCAAAGGCGGCAACCGCTCCAGCACAGGAGACAAGTCTTCCAACCTTGGGTCGTCTGTCACCCTCCGCTTTCCCGGCATAGAAAGGGAATACGCCATCCGCCGTGAACTCGGCGCCGGAGCCTTTGCCCCGGTGTATCTCGTCAACAACTCCCACCCTTCAGTGAATAATtccgacgccgacgacgacgatgacgaaaaCAACGAAAACGCCATCATGGGCAAGGGGCGTTTTGCCTCTGCCCATCACAAGCGTTACCCGCAGGAGGCACTCAAGATGGAGTCTCCGCCTACTCCTTGGGAGTTTTACATGATGCGTCTGGCGCACAACCGTCTTGGTCCGCTCGACAGGGCAACGGCTTCGTTGTCTCCAGCGTTGGAGTTTCACCTTTACCAGGATGAATGCTTTTTATTCCTGCCGTATCACCCCTTCGGGACGCTGCTGGATGTGGTCAACCTCTTCCGCGGGGAAGCCTCGGGCGTGATGGACGAGCAGCTGGCCATGTTTTTTACTATTGAGCTCTTACGCACAGTGGAGGCTCTTCACGCCAAGGGAATCATGCATGGTGACTTGAAAGCAGACAACTGCCTCTTGCGCCTTCCCGGTGATGAGACACCGCTGTCGACGAAGTATCAACCCTCGGGTGACGGGGGTTGGGCCTCGCGGGGAATTACGTTGATTGATTTTGGGCGCGGGATCGACATGAGGAATTTTAGGGATGATGTTCAGTTTGTGGCCGATTGGAAGACGACGAGTCAGGACTGTAacgaggtgagggaggggagactGTGGACGTGGCAGATTGAGTATTTTGGGGTGGCGGGGATAGTGCAttgtttgttgtttgggAAGTATATCGAGACGGTTGGGGtgagggatgggaatggaCTGGGCAAGAGGTATAGGATTAGGGAGAACTTGAAGAGGTATTGGCAGACGgagatttggggggggttgtttgagaTGTTGTTGAATCCGGGGAATTTtgtcgggggggaggaggggggacggATGCCGCTTGttagggggttgagggggtatagggagaggatggagggttGGTTGGAGCAGAATGGGGAGCGGGGGTTGGGACTTAGaggggggctggggagggtggagggttgGGCTAGGGGACGGAGGTAG